The Calditrichota bacterium genomic interval GTGGGACACGGGGCCATTCAATCCATAATTCGGGCAAGGAAAAAACACGGGAAATTTCAGACCATTTTTGACCTTGTGCAGCATTTGAATCTTCGATTGGTCAATAAGAAGGTGCTGGAAAGTCTGGTCCAGGCTGGCGCTCTGGATTCGCTGCAGGGGCACCGTGCACAGTTGCTGGCTGCGGTGGAAATTGCCATTAATTACGCCCAAAGCGTTCAAAATGAACACATGTTGGGGCAAACCTCAATTTTTGATTTGGGCGGGGCAGAGACGAAAAGAACCAATGGTCACTATCCGGACATGCCCAGCGTGGAAAAATGGGATCAGAAAAAGGCGTTGGCCCTTGAAAAAGAATTGCTCGGATTCTATTTATCCGGACACCCCCTTTCACGGTTCAAGAGTGATATTCAGACCCTTTCAACCGTTTCGCTCTCGCATCTGGCTTCTCACGACCACGGAACAATGGTTCGCGTGGGAGGGATTATTACCCATGTAAGGACCCACCTGGATCGCAAACAGAAAACCATGGCCTTTGTGACCCTGGAAGACTTTACGGGAACCACAGACGTGGTCGTGTTTTCCGATACGTTTGAAAAGCATCGCCATTTGTTGCAGCCGGATTCAATGGTTCTGCTGTTGGGACAGGTGTCGAAACAGGATGAATCTTCGGCAAAAATTTTGTGTTCCGAAGTCATTCCTCTTTCTCAGGCGAGAGAAAAATACGTGAAAACCGTTTGTGTCAATTTGTATCTCAATGAATTGAATGAAGAAAAATTGTCGGACCTCCAGAAACTTTTCCGGGCCAACCGCGGAAAATGCGGGGTTCTTTTGCACGTCATAAATGGGCAAAAACGGGAATACCTCATCCGGTCCAGATCCCTTTTTGTCCCCTTTAACGATGAATTCTTAAACCGGGTACGCGCCGTGGTAGGCAATGAAAATGTCTGGCTTGAAGCCTAATGAAATCCGGCTGAAAATATAAGGCCTTTTTATGAAACGGACAAAACTTTTTCTTATTTTGGGGACTGTTTTTTTCTTTTATCTTCTTATTAATTATTTTATATACATTAACTTAATAAGATTTTTTTCTGGTTCGCATTCATTTGTGACCGGATTAAAAATATTTTTATGGTTTGAAATATTTGCCTTTCCGATAGGTCGAATTTCCGAGCTGACCAAAAAGGGAAAGCTGAATAAGCTGTTGGTATGGCCCGGTTCAATCTGGCTTGGAGCCATGGTTTATTTCTTTATGATTTTTATTGTGGCAGATGCCTTAAATTTTTTTCTGAGCCTGTCACTTGGGAAGAGTTTGTTTCAAATGCTTTCACCCAATTTGCTGAATGCCGTGGGCTTTGCGATTATTGGGGGAGTGGCCGTTATTCTGGGATACGGTTATTTTATGGCCAGGCACCCAAGAATTAGCCGGGTAAAATTGCCGGTTAAACGGTTGCCTGCCAGTCAGAAGGTCTTCAAAATTGTTCAATTATCGGACGTTCACATCAATACCATATTCAGCAAAAAACGGCTGGAGCGTCTGGTGCGACGTGTTAATCAACTTAAACCTGATCTGATTGTCATTACAGGCGATTTAATGGATGAAAATGCGGCCAAATCCGAGAAAATTGTAACGCCGATTTCGAAATTTAAAAGCCGGTTTGGGGTGTACGCCGTAACGGGAAATCATGAGTATTATTCGGGCGTAAAAAAGGCGATTGATGTCATGGAAAAAGCCGGCATTCGGGTATTGAAAAATGAAAGCGTACAAATTGGAAATGTTTTGAATCTGGTTGGCGTTCATGATATCGAGGCGAAACGATTTGTAAATGAACCAGTCGTTCCCTATTCAGAATTGCTTTCGTCCGTGAATCCAGATTTGCCGACGATTTTGCTTAACCATCGGCCCAACCGATTGGAAGAAGCCTCCCGTGCGGGAATCAATGTGCAATTAAGCGGCCATACCCATCATGGGCAACTTTTCCCTTTTAATTATGTAACCGACTGGGTTTATGACGTCAGTTCCGGTCTGAAAAAAGTGGGGGAGATGTTTGTCTATGTCAGTAACGGAGTAGGGACCTGGGGCCCCCCTCTGCGAATTGGCGCGCCGGCTGAAATCGTGGAAATCCGGCTGGAAAACGATTAAGAAAAAGGCAGGCATTTTTGTGGGCGCTACTGGATTCGAACCAGTGACCTCTGCCTTGTAAGGGCAGCGCTCTGAACCAACTGAGCTAAGCGCCCGAATTTGCCGGAAACTTAAAAGCCAACCGATCGGGCTGGCTTTTTGGGATGGCGGGGACGACGAGACTCGAACTCGCAACTTCTGGCGTGACAGGCCAGTGCTCTAACCAATTGAACTACGTCCCCAAAACGCTATTTAGATGACGAATTTGACTTTTTCTGATAGAGAATAGACCACGGAATTACCACAAGATAGCCGATAACCAAAATAACCGGTGCCAATGTTCGAGACCAAAAACTATCCCATGGGCCGATGCTCAGGAAAACAAAGCCAATCGTTAAAACCAAAAGTCCGATAATAAAGAGTTGGTAATTTCTTCGGGTAAATGACAAACCGCTATTACGTGAAGCGGCTTTTTTTTCTTTTTTACTTTTTTTGGTCTTTGTTTTCATTGTCATCTAATATAAAAATTTATTTGGAGATTGTCAAGAAAAATATTATTCCTTATCGAAATATTTAAAAGGCAATTGGGGTGATTAAATCACCCCAATTATGGGATTCGCCTATTTTTTAATGATTGCAAGAATATCGCTTCGTTGCAAAATAATGTAAT includes:
- a CDS encoding metallophosphoesterase, giving the protein MTGLKIFLWFEIFAFPIGRISELTKKGKLNKLLVWPGSIWLGAMVYFFMIFIVADALNFFLSLSLGKSLFQMLSPNLLNAVGFAIIGGVAVILGYGYFMARHPRISRVKLPVKRLPASQKVFKIVQLSDVHINTIFSKKRLERLVRRVNQLKPDLIVITGDLMDENAAKSEKIVTPISKFKSRFGVYAVTGNHEYYSGVKKAIDVMEKAGIRVLKNESVQIGNVLNLVGVHDIEAKRFVNEPVVPYSELLSSVNPDLPTILLNHRPNRLEEASRAGINVQLSGHTHHGQLFPFNYVTDWVYDVSSGLKKVGEMFVYVSNGVGTWGPPLRIGAPAEIVEIRLEND
- a CDS encoding DUF3098 domain-containing protein, which translates into the protein MSFTRRNYQLFIIGLLVLTIGFVFLSIGPWDSFWSRTLAPVILVIGYLVVIPWSILYQKKSNSSSK